CCGCCGCGCCCAAGCCGAGCACGGCCCAGCCGAGCGTGCCCACCGCGAGCATCGACAGCGGCATCGTGATGCCCAGCAGCCGCCACGTCGTGCCCCACCGCCGCCGACCGACCGGCCGGTTGAGCGCCAGGCCCGCGCCCATCAACGACACGATCACGCACAGCTCGGTCAGGTGCGTCGCGATCCCGCCGTGCTCCACCGGGTCGGGGTCGGGCAGCGGCCCGATCACGCCGAACGCCAGCGCGCCCGCGGCCAGGAACACCATCGGCATCGACACCGGTGCGCGGGCCAGCAGCCTCGGCAGCAGCGCCGCCGCCAGCGTGGCCACGCCGGCTCCCGCGTAGAGGACCGGTCCTGGCTCCACGAAACGGCCCCTTCCTGGCGGTGACCGGCACCGGATTGCCCGCCGACGACCTGCTGAAACCCCGTGGTGCCGTTAGGGTGTCGTGATCAGGAGGGAGCGCGCCGTGTCCGAGGACCGACCCATCGCGGACTCCTACAACGACCACAACCCCCTCTTCCACGCGCTGCGGCACGTGGGCTGGGGCGACCTGGTGAACATCGGCTGGTTCACCGCGCCGACCCTGCCGCTGCTGCTCGGCGGGCTGGGACCGTTCCAGCGCAGGCTGCTGCGCCGCTCGCTGTCCCTGCTGGACGCCCGACCCGGCCACCGCGTGCTCGACGCGTGCTGCGGGCGCGGGCTGTCGACCGCGCTGCTGGGCCGCGCGGGCTGCGACGCCCTGGGCGTGGACGTCCAGCCGGAGCAGGTCGCGCAGGCGCGGCGGCGGTTCGGCGACGCGCCGAACACCCGCTTCGAGGTGGCCGACGTGACCGCCCTGCCGGTGGCCGACGGCTCCGTCGACCGCGTCCACTGCCTGGAGGCCGCCTTCCACCTCGGCCCCGAGGGGAGGCGGGCGTTCCTGGCGGAGTGCTCCCGGGTGCTGCGACCGGGCGGGCGGCTGGTGCTCGTCGACCTCACCTGGCGCGACCCGGACCCGGGCACCATCGACCTGGTGGACCCGCGCCGCGTGGTCCGCACCACCTGGTCGTTC
This region of Saccharothrix longispora genomic DNA includes:
- a CDS encoding class I SAM-dependent methyltransferase, translated to MSEDRPIADSYNDHNPLFHALRHVGWGDLVNIGWFTAPTLPLLLGGLGPFQRRLLRRSLSLLDARPGHRVLDACCGRGLSTALLGRAGCDALGVDVQPEQVAQARRRFGDAPNTRFEVADVTALPVADGSVDRVHCLEAAFHLGPEGRRAFLAECSRVLRPGGRLVLVDLTWRDPDPGTIDLVDPRRVVRTTWSFTEVEPVGRYPVRAREAGFTVRAAHDWTRHVLGLPLRLAEPALRLAATAAGRRAVCLRWPGLRELTEDDWRRVSDSVRAHVPFAAACRYSALVLDKPA